One Flavobacterium sp. 90 DNA segment encodes these proteins:
- a CDS encoding two-component regulator propeller domain-containing protein produces the protein MKNITYILISYFIGLNCLFSQEKFDNYQFRSIQETTSKRAISSIIQDKNGFIWIGTNGTGLYRYDGVNYFGYGYNKKPGSINSNFVYATFIDSDNNLWVGTDDGLCLYNRDLDNFTKINIEDVITKGYDEPITVKTIIQDNKGNLILGTYGFGLFKLNIKTLKASLIPSKVLDKFNFLIKSSVKNKHGIIYLGTSYGLLELDLNGKLKQVYKDKFKREPLLDDIENLVIDKFGYIWLGTTENGLIKIKPETDNYQFENYSITKNKILSIIESSHDYIICGTENDGLLVVNYKGQVLQKYLHSKYNDFSLKSNSVWSLFEDKEKRLWLGYFNKGLGVFDKPNNKFNSLESQVNNDNSLQTSYVTSVVKDKKGNLLISNEGGGLDIYNLATKSYIHVNKNNQSYYSGLDAADIQTIFLDSKQNIWIGSWDRGIYFLKNGTTRFINYNTANTSGLKSNRIFSFSEDSKGRIWIGTFIKGLHYFDNKTNTFIHCESKSFTDNALDNAFIRKVFVDSDNVLWVGTILGLYQVSLKGDSDFKVTKMRDAMFNDKTKYNSIQTILSIYESNDKTIWIGTDGEGLFSYNKKDKTFSNYNDFPGFKEKSVRAIIADNSGSLWISGGSGLTKLDFKNKKSTNFTKDDGLVDNDFNNNAVFKDGNGELYFGSYEGLNYFNPNEIKKTEKAPKLYFSDFKLFNKSVKPNEDASPLTKVIAETKEIILNYTQSVFTIEYVGINYNYSKKNQYAYYLQGFEKDWNYVGNNRTATYTNLAPGNYVFKVKSANADGSWSNNPLELKIKVLPPWWKTFWAYLLYTSILVFLIIYLNKIYQNRFKAKQAILLEKEKNIQSEKLNNKKLQFFTNISHEFRTPLTLIINPLEDILKSKNVSPEIHNKLKIVHKSSDRLSRLINELMDFNKLEFNKISLQAKKIEVVAFTQGIIGYFDEEAAARNITINFESAFDELEDWLDSKMLEKILFNIISNAFKFTPDNGSITISIAKSDADNLLLVNGNKVPSFSITITDTGSGIHKKDLKRIFDRFYQVNNVNKDYYGSTGIGLEVVKEFVELHKGRIDVESQVGEGTKFTVTFPLGKSLYKKSEIIDEVFKTEKTKTKFLTESVNHSLDNDDETDQTVENDVVETAKPYTVLIVEDNPELRNYLKNELSKLYKVIAAENGQKGYELAVQKLPDLIITDVIMPVMDGLQLCKNIKGDLKTSHIPLLMLSAKAMVKDRLEGIDSGADMYLSKPFELDILKSSLAQLITSRQIMFKKFYSGITKDGKEKTTSLDNEFIQKILHFINENISEPELTVELLSSKIFLSRSQLYRKIKTLTGVSVNEFIRNVRLEKAKQLIEKGNNNINEISYKVGFTSPSYFSKCYKIKYGYLPTQEKDQGNKR, from the coding sequence ATGAAAAACATTACATATATACTTATATCCTACTTTATAGGTCTGAATTGCCTGTTTTCTCAAGAAAAATTTGACAACTACCAATTTAGAAGTATACAGGAAACTACTTCCAAAAGGGCTATTTCTTCGATTATTCAGGATAAAAATGGCTTTATCTGGATTGGCACAAACGGCACGGGTTTGTATCGATATGATGGCGTAAATTATTTTGGATATGGATACAATAAAAAGCCCGGCTCCATAAACAGTAACTTTGTTTATGCCACTTTTATTGATTCTGATAATAATTTATGGGTTGGTACGGACGATGGTTTATGTTTGTACAACAGGGATTTAGACAATTTTACCAAAATCAATATTGAGGATGTAATCACAAAAGGTTACGACGAACCCATTACCGTAAAAACCATTATTCAGGATAACAAAGGTAATTTAATTCTGGGCACTTATGGTTTTGGATTATTCAAACTTAATATAAAGACTTTAAAAGCTTCTCTGATTCCGTCAAAAGTGTTGGATAAATTTAATTTTCTAATAAAATCTTCGGTAAAAAATAAACACGGAATTATTTATTTAGGAACGAGTTATGGACTTTTAGAACTTGATTTAAACGGAAAACTCAAACAGGTTTATAAAGACAAATTCAAAAGAGAACCTTTATTAGACGATATCGAAAATCTTGTTATAGATAAATTTGGCTATATATGGCTGGGAACAACAGAAAACGGTCTGATCAAAATTAAACCGGAAACAGATAATTACCAATTTGAAAATTATTCGATTACCAAAAACAAAATCTTATCGATTATAGAAAGCAGTCACGATTATATCATTTGCGGTACTGAAAATGACGGATTATTGGTTGTAAACTATAAAGGTCAAGTACTTCAAAAATATTTGCACAGTAAGTACAATGATTTTAGTTTAAAATCTAATTCTGTCTGGTCTTTATTTGAAGATAAAGAAAAGCGTCTTTGGTTAGGCTATTTTAATAAAGGACTTGGTGTATTTGATAAACCCAATAACAAATTCAATTCGCTTGAATCACAAGTTAACAATGATAATTCGCTACAAACAAGTTATGTTACATCTGTTGTAAAAGATAAAAAAGGAAATCTGTTAATTAGTAATGAAGGCGGAGGACTTGACATTTATAATCTTGCTACTAAAAGTTATATTCACGTAAACAAAAACAATCAAAGCTATTATTCCGGTTTAGATGCTGCTGATATTCAAACCATATTTTTAGACAGTAAACAAAATATCTGGATTGGAAGCTGGGATCGCGGAATCTACTTTTTGAAAAATGGCACTACCCGATTCATCAACTACAATACGGCAAATACTTCGGGATTAAAATCGAATCGAATTTTTAGTTTTTCGGAAGATTCAAAAGGTCGAATCTGGATTGGAACTTTCATAAAAGGATTGCATTATTTTGATAATAAGACCAATACTTTTATTCATTGTGAATCGAAATCATTTACAGACAACGCTTTAGACAATGCTTTTATTCGTAAAGTTTTTGTAGATTCTGATAATGTTTTGTGGGTTGGAACCATTTTAGGTTTATATCAGGTAAGTTTAAAAGGCGATTCTGATTTTAAAGTGACCAAAATGCGCGATGCGATGTTCAACGACAAAACGAAGTACAATAGCATTCAGACTATTTTATCGATTTACGAATCTAATGATAAAACAATTTGGATAGGAACAGATGGCGAAGGATTGTTTAGTTATAATAAAAAAGACAAAACGTTTTCAAACTATAATGACTTTCCGGGTTTTAAAGAAAAATCTGTTCGCGCTATAATTGCTGATAACAGTGGATCTTTATGGATAAGCGGCGGATCGGGATTAACAAAACTCGATTTCAAAAATAAAAAAAGCACCAATTTTACTAAAGATGACGGTCTTGTTGATAATGATTTCAACAATAATGCTGTCTTTAAAGATGGAAATGGAGAATTGTATTTTGGAAGCTACGAAGGCCTAAATTATTTTAATCCAAACGAAATTAAAAAGACAGAGAAAGCGCCAAAATTGTATTTCAGCGATTTCAAATTATTCAATAAATCTGTAAAACCCAATGAAGATGCTTCGCCGTTAACCAAAGTAATTGCTGAGACAAAGGAAATTATTCTCAACTATACGCAATCTGTTTTTACTATTGAATATGTGGGAATCAACTATAATTATTCGAAGAAAAACCAATATGCCTATTATCTGCAAGGTTTTGAAAAAGATTGGAATTATGTGGGAAATAACAGAACGGCAACTTATACCAATCTGGCGCCGGGAAATTATGTTTTTAAAGTAAAATCGGCAAATGCAGATGGTTCGTGGAGCAATAATCCGTTAGAATTAAAAATAAAAGTTCTGCCGCCGTGGTGGAAAACTTTCTGGGCGTATTTATTATATACTTCTATTTTAGTTTTCCTGATTATATATCTAAATAAAATTTATCAAAATCGCTTTAAGGCCAAACAAGCGATACTTTTAGAAAAGGAAAAAAATATTCAATCAGAGAAATTAAACAATAAGAAATTACAATTTTTCACGAATATTTCGCATGAATTCAGAACGCCATTAACGCTGATTATTAATCCATTGGAAGACATTCTAAAAAGTAAAAATGTATCTCCTGAAATTCATAATAAATTAAAAATTGTACACAAAAGTTCAGACAGGCTTTCGAGACTAATCAACGAGCTTATGGATTTTAATAAATTAGAGTTTAACAAAATTTCGCTTCAGGCTAAAAAAATTGAAGTTGTAGCATTTACACAAGGAATTATAGGTTATTTTGATGAAGAAGCTGCAGCGCGAAATATTACTATCAATTTTGAATCTGCATTTGATGAACTTGAAGACTGGCTGGATTCTAAAATGCTTGAAAAAATACTGTTCAATATTATTTCAAATGCCTTTAAATTTACTCCGGATAACGGTTCTATTACCATTTCTATAGCAAAATCAGATGCTGATAATTTGCTATTGGTTAATGGAAATAAAGTTCCTTCTTTTTCGATAACCATTACAGACACAGGTTCCGGAATTCACAAAAAAGATCTGAAAAGAATCTTTGACAGATTTTATCAGGTTAATAATGTCAATAAAGATTATTATGGAAGTACAGGAATTGGTTTAGAGGTTGTGAAAGAATTTGTTGAGCTTCATAAAGGACGAATTGATGTTGAAAGTCAGGTTGGAGAAGGCACAAAATTTACGGTAACTTTTCCTTTGGGTAAATCTTTGTACAAGAAAAGTGAAATCATCGACGAGGTTTTTAAAACCGAAAAAACTAAAACTAAATTTCTGACTGAATCTGTTAATCATTCGCTTGATAACGATGATGAAACGGATCAAACTGTCGAAAATGATGTTGTCGAAACGGCAAAACCATATACTGTTTTAATTGTTGAAGACAATCCTGAATTAAGAAATTATCTGAAAAATGAATTAAGCAAATTGTATAAAGTTATTGCTGCCGAAAATGGTCAGAAAGGTTATGAACTTGCTGTTCAGAAATTACCTGATTTAATAATTACAGACGTTATTATGCCTGTAATGGACGGATTACAATTGTGTAAAAACATAAAAGGTGATTTAAAAACAAGTCATATTCCTTTGTTAATGCTTTCGGCAAAAGCGATGGTAAAAGACCGATTAGAAGGTATCGATTCGGGCGCTGATATGTATTTGAGCAAACCATTTGAATTGGATATTTTAAAATCGAGTCTGGCGCAACTTATTACAAGCAGACAAATTATGTTTAAGAAGTTTTACAGCGGAATCACAAAAGATGGCAAAGAAAAAACAACGTCGCTCGATAATGAATTTATTCAAAAGATTCTGCATTTTATCAACGAAAACATTAGCGAACCTGAATTGACTGTAGAACTTTTGTCTTCTAAAATTTTCCTGAGCAGAAGTCAGTTGTATCGAAAGATAAAAACATTAACTGGCGTTTCTGTTAATGAATTTATTAGAAATGTTCGATTAGAAAAAGCAAAACAACTGATCGAAAAAGGCAATAATAATATCAACGAAATTAGCTATAAAGTAGGTTTTACTTCTCCCTCCTATTTTTCTAAATGCTACAAAATTAAATACGGATATTTGCCTACACAAGAAAAAGATCAAGGAAATAAGCGTTAA
- the bglX gene encoding beta-glucosidase BglX translates to MKKQIKRYAFIILIVFGNGYAQTKKYLDPKKPIEERISLLMKEMTLEEKVGQMNQYNGFWDVTGPAPKGGSAELKYEHLRKGLVGSMLTVRGVKEVRAVQKIAVEETRLGIPLIIGFDVIHGYKTLSPIPLAEAASWDLEAIKKSAAIAADEASASGINWTFAPNVDVSNDARWGRVMEGAGEDPYLGSKIGYARVKGFQGETVADLAKVNTIAACAKHFAAYGFVEAGLEYNSVDISNSKLYNTVFPPFEATVQAGIRTFMNSFNTLNGIPATGNVFLQRDILKGKWKFDGFVVSDYASIREMIAHGYAKDEDDAAAKAAIAGSDMDMESYLYVAKLVALVKSGKVKESLVDDAVRRILRVKFELGLFDDPYRYCDEKREKEVVGSKANNDGVLDMAKKSIVLLKNEKNLLPLKKSGQKIALIGALANDKNSPLGSWRIAADDNSAVSVLEGMQQYKDNQLTFEKGADLLSQKATFLTETVFNTTDKSGFEAAKTAAKNADVVVMVLGEYGFQSGEARSRTDLNLPGVQQELLEEIYKVNPNIVLVLNNGRPLSIPWAAEHIPSIVEAWHLGTQTGNAVAQVLYGDYNPSGKLTMSFPRNVGQVPIYYNKYSTGRPIDSDKNVFWSHYMDVEKTPQFPFGFGLSYTTFDYKNLKLNKTAFAKGEKIQVSVDVTNTGNYDGKEVVQLYMNDPVASIVRPLKELKGFELVPLKKGETKTIQFTLTEKELGFYDNEGKYLVEPGLFNIMVGWNSNEGLTSKFELK, encoded by the coding sequence ATGAAAAAACAAATTAAAAGGTATGCCTTTATAATCCTAATCGTTTTTGGAAACGGATATGCTCAAACAAAAAAGTATCTGGATCCCAAAAAACCAATTGAAGAACGAATTTCACTTTTAATGAAAGAAATGACATTAGAAGAAAAAGTGGGACAAATGAATCAATATAACGGATTTTGGGATGTAACAGGACCAGCTCCAAAAGGCGGAAGCGCTGAATTAAAATACGAACATTTGCGAAAAGGTCTTGTTGGATCAATGCTTACGGTTCGTGGTGTAAAAGAAGTTCGTGCCGTACAGAAAATCGCGGTTGAAGAAACTCGTTTGGGAATTCCGCTGATAATTGGTTTTGATGTAATTCATGGTTATAAAACGTTGAGTCCAATTCCGTTGGCAGAAGCTGCAAGTTGGGATTTGGAAGCGATTAAAAAGTCGGCGGCAATTGCGGCAGACGAAGCTTCGGCATCGGGAATTAACTGGACTTTTGCGCCAAATGTTGATGTTTCTAATGATGCACGTTGGGGACGCGTTATGGAAGGTGCCGGTGAAGATCCTTATTTAGGAAGTAAAATAGGTTACGCAAGAGTAAAAGGTTTTCAGGGAGAAACTGTTGCAGATTTGGCTAAAGTAAATACGATTGCAGCCTGTGCAAAACACTTTGCAGCATACGGTTTTGTTGAAGCAGGATTAGAATATAATAGTGTAGATATAAGCAATTCTAAATTATACAATACGGTTTTCCCTCCTTTTGAAGCTACCGTACAAGCAGGAATTCGCACGTTTATGAATTCGTTTAATACCTTAAATGGTATTCCCGCGACAGGAAATGTATTTTTGCAAAGAGATATCTTGAAAGGAAAATGGAAGTTTGACGGTTTTGTAGTTTCAGATTATGCTTCGATTCGCGAAATGATTGCGCATGGTTATGCAAAAGATGAAGATGATGCAGCTGCAAAAGCAGCAATTGCAGGTTCTGACATGGATATGGAATCATACTTATATGTGGCAAAATTGGTTGCTTTAGTTAAATCAGGAAAAGTAAAAGAATCATTGGTTGATGACGCCGTTCGCAGAATTTTGCGTGTAAAATTTGAATTAGGATTATTTGATGATCCATACAGATATTGTGATGAAAAACGCGAAAAGGAAGTTGTGGGAAGCAAAGCCAATAATGACGGTGTTCTTGATATGGCAAAAAAGTCAATTGTATTATTGAAAAACGAAAAGAATTTGCTTCCGCTAAAGAAATCCGGACAAAAAATTGCTTTGATTGGCGCTTTGGCAAATGATAAAAATAGTCCGCTTGGAAGTTGGAGAATTGCAGCCGATGATAATTCTGCGGTTTCGGTTTTAGAAGGAATGCAACAATACAAAGACAATCAGCTGACTTTTGAAAAAGGTGCAGATTTGCTTTCGCAAAAAGCTACTTTCCTAACCGAAACAGTTTTCAATACAACAGATAAAAGTGGTTTTGAAGCAGCAAAAACAGCTGCAAAAAATGCTGATGTTGTAGTAATGGTTTTAGGCGAATATGGTTTTCAAAGTGGAGAAGCAAGAAGCCGAACTGATCTGAATTTACCTGGAGTTCAACAAGAATTATTAGAAGAAATCTACAAGGTAAATCCTAATATCGTTTTGGTTTTAAATAATGGTCGTCCGTTGAGTATTCCGTGGGCTGCAGAACATATTCCTTCAATTGTAGAAGCCTGGCATTTAGGAACTCAGACTGGAAATGCAGTTGCACAGGTTTTATATGGCGATTATAACCCAAGTGGAAAACTAACAATGTCTTTCCCGAGAAATGTAGGTCAGGTTCCAATTTATTATAACAAATACAGTACTGGAAGACCAATTGATAGTGACAAAAATGTGTTTTGGTCACATTATATGGATGTAGAAAAAACGCCTCAGTTTCCGTTTGGTTTTGGATTGAGTTATACTACTTTCGATTATAAAAATCTTAAACTAAATAAAACTGCTTTTGCAAAAGGAGAAAAAATTCAAGTAAGCGTTGACGTAACAAACACAGGGAATTATGACGGAAAAGAAGTCGTTCAATTGTATATGAATGATCCTGTTGCAAGTATTGTAAGACCTCTTAAAGAATTAAAAGGTTTCGAACTTGTTCCCTTAAAAAAGGGAGAAACCAAAACAATTCAATTTACATTGACAGAAAAGGAACTTGGTTTTTATGATAACGAAGGCAAATATTTAGTAGAACCAGGTTTATTCAATATCATGGTGGGCTGGAATTCTAATGAAGGTCTTACCAGCAAATTTGAACTAAAATAA
- a CDS encoding alkaline phosphatase family protein produces MENQNQFDGLETFDHIVVLMLENRSFDNLLGYLYKNDEITPEKSFDGLYNPEVDYANPIPKRAGKDPGKTSISPSRAVNYSMPYPDPGEEYPHVNTQLFNTIIPDSNIGESDYKMIKPYNLSPSAGTPVMNGFVNDYENNLRSTYNIVQPTYEQYEVIMQCFEPDQIPAMATLAKEFAVFDHWYCSVPSQTYCNRAFWHAASSGGKVINPLGEDGTGFSGIDGDLSGMDSWIKEVWSLPTIFDRMNDNNVSWKVYSPIAPLSLTYIVNGTGEGEDNTHGHLDFFFDLEFGTLPKYSFVEPQFLHKHNDQHPSAVHHELATGTVKLGDELIREVYNAIKNSPKRDKILFIITHDEHGGCYDHVAPPSTVPPVAGMKGQCDFTFDRLGVRVPMIMVSSYIQPNTIINGQFEHTSFVKTVCQKWGLDPLTERDEDPAVLPFTEVFSNQKRTDWPDIPSEMSLKELLPEPDTSGDPLNGLQKAMLTSLLHIEKRKALGNTQKEDIQTIGDMMEFIKRFQ; encoded by the coding sequence ATGGAAAACCAAAACCAATTTGACGGTCTGGAAACTTTCGATCATATCGTAGTTCTTATGCTTGAAAACCGTTCTTTCGATAATTTATTAGGCTATCTCTACAAGAATGATGAGATAACGCCGGAAAAGTCTTTTGATGGACTTTATAATCCGGAAGTTGATTATGCAAATCCTATTCCTAAAAGAGCTGGCAAAGATCCCGGTAAAACGAGTATATCTCCTTCACGTGCAGTCAATTATTCAATGCCGTATCCAGACCCAGGTGAAGAATATCCGCATGTTAATACACAACTTTTTAATACTATAATCCCAGACTCCAATATTGGTGAGTCTGATTATAAAATGATAAAACCTTACAATTTGTCTCCTTCTGCAGGTACGCCTGTTATGAATGGTTTTGTCAATGATTATGAAAATAATCTAAGATCAACTTATAATATTGTTCAACCAACATACGAACAATATGAGGTAATCATGCAGTGTTTTGAGCCAGATCAGATTCCTGCAATGGCAACTTTAGCAAAAGAATTTGCAGTTTTTGATCATTGGTATTGTTCAGTACCAAGTCAAACTTATTGCAATCGCGCGTTCTGGCATGCCGCAAGTTCCGGAGGCAAAGTGATTAATCCGCTTGGTGAAGATGGAACCGGTTTTTCGGGCATTGATGGTGATTTGAGTGGTATGGATTCCTGGATAAAAGAAGTTTGGTCACTGCCAACTATTTTTGATCGAATGAACGATAATAATGTTTCCTGGAAAGTCTATTCGCCTATTGCACCTCTGAGTCTCACTTATATTGTAAACGGGACTGGAGAAGGAGAAGACAATACGCATGGACATCTTGATTTTTTCTTCGATTTAGAATTTGGAACATTGCCAAAATACTCATTTGTAGAACCTCAGTTTCTTCATAAACACAACGATCAACATCCGTCAGCAGTGCATCATGAATTAGCTACTGGTACAGTAAAATTAGGAGATGAACTAATCCGGGAAGTTTATAATGCCATAAAAAACAGCCCCAAAAGAGACAAAATACTTTTTATAATCACTCATGATGAACATGGTGGTTGTTACGATCATGTAGCTCCGCCAAGTACAGTTCCGCCGGTTGCCGGGATGAAAGGACAGTGTGATTTTACCTTTGATCGTCTTGGTGTTCGTGTTCCTATGATAATGGTGTCTTCTTATATTCAGCCAAATACGATAATCAACGGACAGTTTGAGCATACTTCTTTCGTAAAAACAGTTTGCCAAAAATGGGGTTTGGATCCGCTAACCGAGAGAGATGAAGATCCTGCTGTTTTACCATTTACGGAAGTTTTTTCCAATCAGAAAAGAACAGATTGGCCTGATATTCCATCAGAAATGAGCTTAAAGGAATTACTTCCCGAACCCGATACAAGCGGTGATCCCTTAAACGGGTTACAGAAGGCTATGTTAACCAGTCTGTTGCACATTGAAAAGAGGAAAGCTCTTGGTAATACCCAAAAAGAAGACATACAAACCATTGGAGACATGATGGAATTTATAAAAAGATTTCAATGA
- a CDS encoding DNA-binding protein: MKYLSVVEFAKKMELSERTVRNYCASGKLKGVFLTGKTWNIPEDAVLPQKGNKTKAGKNILLNNLKEQKDMKLKGGIYHRTQIDLTYNSNKIEGSKLTHDQTRYIFETNTIGISKESINVDDIIETSNHFRCIDFIIEKANAKLTESLIKELHFLLKSGTSDSGKNWFNVGEYKKLPNEVGGNETCPPALIAIEMRELLKNYHNIKNKTIEDIIDFHHKFEIMHPFQDGNGRVGRLIIFKECLANNIVPFIIDEQLKLFYYRGLQEWSHIKEYLMDTCLTAQDNYKSVLNYFEIEYK, translated from the coding sequence ATGAAATATCTTTCAGTAGTAGAATTTGCAAAAAAAATGGAATTATCCGAAAGGACGGTTCGGAATTATTGTGCTTCGGGAAAACTAAAAGGAGTTTTCCTAACTGGTAAAACCTGGAATATTCCAGAAGATGCTGTTCTTCCTCAAAAAGGAAATAAAACAAAAGCAGGTAAAAATATTTTACTTAATAATCTGAAAGAACAAAAGGATATGAAACTCAAAGGAGGTATCTACCACCGTACTCAGATCGATTTAACCTATAATTCAAACAAGATTGAAGGAAGTAAACTAACACATGATCAGACGCGATATATTTTTGAAACCAATACAATTGGTATTTCTAAAGAAAGCATAAATGTAGATGACATTATTGAAACTTCTAATCACTTTCGCTGCATAGATTTTATTATTGAAAAAGCAAATGCCAAACTAACTGAATCCCTTATTAAAGAACTACATTTTTTACTGAAGTCTGGTACCTCTGACAGCGGTAAAAACTGGTTCAATGTTGGTGAATATAAAAAACTACCTAATGAAGTTGGCGGTAATGAGACTTGTCCCCCTGCACTAATCGCCATAGAAATGAGAGAACTGCTAAAAAATTACCATAATATTAAAAATAAAACCATCGAAGACATTATCGATTTTCATCATAAATTCGAAATCATGCATCCTTTTCAAGATGGAAATGGCCGCGTAGGGAGATTAATTATTTTCAAAGAATGTCTTGCAAACAATATTGTACCTTTTATAATTGACGAACAACTAAAGCTTTTTTATTACAGAGGTTTGCAAGAATGGAGTCATATTAAGGAATATTTGATGGATACCTGTCTAACTGCACAAGATAATTACAAATCTGTTCTCAATTATTTCGAGATAGAATACAAGTAG
- a CDS encoding 4'-phosphopantetheinyl transferase superfamily protein, translating to MIGNDVIDLIQSRRESNWQRKGFIQKLFTVNEQLMISNATDPEIMVWLFWSMKEAAYKIYNRQTKQREYIPKKLVCSLISQKNNCIIGKVNCVQNVYYTKTILSHESIHTLAVNSLDNLENVIEIENKDIIKDNNGIPYLCSFLSNTFQDVSISHHGRFEKVVTLDLGASAYFAAKN from the coding sequence ATGATTGGTAATGACGTCATAGACCTCATACAATCACGTCGTGAAAGCAATTGGCAGCGCAAAGGTTTCATACAAAAACTCTTTACTGTTAACGAGCAATTAATGATCTCAAATGCAACAGATCCTGAAATCATGGTCTGGTTATTTTGGAGCATGAAAGAAGCGGCTTATAAAATTTATAATCGGCAAACAAAACAAAGAGAATATATTCCTAAAAAGCTCGTTTGCTCTCTAATATCACAAAAGAACAATTGCATTATTGGAAAAGTGAATTGTGTCCAAAATGTCTATTATACAAAAACAATTCTCTCACACGAAAGTATCCATACTTTAGCCGTTAACTCTTTAGACAACTTAGAAAATGTAATTGAGATCGAAAACAAGGACATTATTAAAGACAATAATGGTATTCCGTACTTATGTAGTTTTTTATCTAATACATTTCAGGATGTATCTATTAGTCATCACGGCAGGTTTGAAAAAGTGGTAACATTAGATCTTGGAGCTTCCGCCTATTTTGCCGCAAAAAATTAA
- a CDS encoding phosphopantetheine-binding protein, translating into MNKEELIAQLKVIIKPYTTNSEAYDNLTENTDFIKDLSINSANLVDIVLDIEETFNIIIDNTDMERMLDVKTAVEIIATKLAEK; encoded by the coding sequence ATGAACAAAGAAGAACTTATTGCTCAATTAAAAGTAATTATAAAGCCATACACAACAAATAGCGAAGCTTATGATAACCTTACAGAAAACACCGATTTTATTAAGGATCTGAGTATCAATTCGGCTAATCTCGTAGATATTGTACTTGATATTGAAGAAACTTTTAATATCATAATTGACAATACAGACATGGAACGCATGCTTGACGTTAAAACCGCTGTAGAAATTATAGCAACTAAACTGGCTGAAAAATGA
- a CDS encoding beta-ketoacyl-[acyl-carrier-protein] synthase family protein: protein MNKRVVITGLGVVAPNGVGITAFTHSIKNGISGIRHDAQLQELQFSCQIAGQPQISDELKSEYFTELELRGFNSTGILYGVMAGIEAWKNAGLSIENSDNPDWDSGTIFGSGTSGIDKFRESIYKIDELQVRRLGSTVVAQTMNSGVSAYLGGKLGLGNQVTTNSSACATGTEGILMAYDRIQSGQVKRVLAGSTGDSGPYIWGGFDALRVCSSNYNDNPERGSRPMSASAGGFVPGSGAGALVIEDLESALERGATIYAEILGGNVNSGGQRGNGSMTAPNSIAVQRCITNAIHNSGISSNDIDAINGHLTATTKDSLEIENWTKALGRNGTNFPYINSLKSMTGHCLSAAGSVESIAAVLQLHEGFVFGNINCEDLHPEINVLIDSSKVPLKTININPTIIAKASFGFGDVNACIIFKKFQK from the coding sequence ATGAATAAAAGAGTTGTAATAACAGGATTAGGCGTAGTGGCTCCCAACGGAGTTGGAATTACTGCATTTACCCATTCGATAAAAAACGGAATCTCCGGTATTCGACATGATGCACAATTGCAGGAATTACAATTTTCATGTCAGATCGCCGGTCAGCCACAAATATCAGACGAACTTAAATCGGAATACTTTACAGAGCTTGAACTAAGAGGTTTTAATAGTACTGGTATTTTATATGGCGTTATGGCGGGTATAGAAGCATGGAAAAATGCAGGATTGTCGATAGAAAATAGTGATAATCCTGATTGGGACAGCGGAACTATTTTTGGATCAGGCACATCAGGAATCGATAAATTTCGTGAAAGCATTTATAAAATCGATGAATTACAAGTCCGAAGACTTGGCAGCACTGTCGTTGCACAAACAATGAACAGTGGTGTGAGTGCTTATCTTGGTGGAAAACTAGGACTCGGGAATCAGGTTACCACAAATTCATCAGCCTGTGCAACTGGTACAGAAGGTATTTTAATGGCTTATGATCGCATACAATCCGGGCAAGTAAAACGAGTACTGGCTGGAAGTACTGGCGATAGCGGCCCTTATATTTGGGGCGGATTTGATGCTTTGCGTGTTTGCAGTTCTAACTATAATGATAATCCCGAACGTGGATCCCGCCCAATGAGTGCCTCTGCCGGAGGATTTGTACCCGGTAGTGGTGCCGGAGCACTGGTTATAGAAGATTTAGAAAGTGCCCTGGAAAGAGGTGCTACCATTTATGCCGAAATATTAGGCGGAAATGTAAACTCCGGCGGACAACGGGGAAACGGAAGTATGACGGCACCAAATAGTATTGCTGTACAAAGATGTATCACCAATGCTATTCATAATTCCGGTATTTCATCAAATGATATTGATGCCATAAACGGTCATCTTACGGCGACTACAAAAGATAGTCTTGAAATTGAAAACTGGACGAAAGCATTAGGAAGAAACGGTACTAATTTTCCGTATATCAACTCTTTAAAAAGCATGACGGGACATTGCCTTAGTGCTGCCGGAAGTGTAGAAAGTATTGCTGCGGTTCTACAACTTCATGAAGGTTTTGTATTTGGAAATATCAATTGCGAGGATCTTCATCCGGAAATTAATGTACTTATTGATTCGTCAAAAGTTCCTTTAAAAACAATAAACATTAATCCTACTATAATTGCCAAAGCAAGTTTTGGATTTGGTGATGTAAATGCCTGTATTATCTTTAAAAAATTTCAAAAATAA